A genomic region of Chionomys nivalis chromosome 12, mChiNiv1.1, whole genome shotgun sequence contains the following coding sequences:
- the Nudt18 gene encoding 8-oxo-dGDP phosphatase NUDT18 — MASEGLAGALATVLGGKGLLVQSCDSEPAGKPLSPVRLRKNVCYVVLAVFLNEQDEVLMIQEAKRECRGAWYLPAGRMEAGETIVEAMQREVKEEAGLLCEPVTLLSVEERGASWIRFVFLARPTGGVLKTSKEADAESLQAGWYPRVSLPTPLRAHDVLHLVELGAKFCQQAMHPHVLPQELPCSVVCQRLVATFTTVQSVWVLVGSVGTPHLPITACGFTPMEQRGGVKVAILRLLQECLTLHNLAVETKGLLGLQHLGRDHADGICLNVLVAVAFRNPGIQDEPPKIRGENYFWWKVLEEDLQKQLLHRLQESSVIPLSR, encoded by the exons ACTCGGAGCCGGCTGGCAAGCCGCTGTCGCCCGTGCGGCTGCGGAAGAATGTCTGCTACGTGGTGCTGGCCGTGTTCCTCAACGAGCAG GATGAGGTGTTGATGATccaggaggccaaaagagagtgcCGGGGAGCATGGTACCTCCCTGCTGGGAGAATGGAAGCCGGGGAGACCATCGTGGAGGCGATGCAGCGGGAGGTGAAGGAGGAGGCTGGGCTGCTCTGTGAGCCAGTGACACTGCTGTCTGTGGAGGAGCGGGGTGCCTCCTGGATCCGTTTTGTATTCCTTGCTCGGCCCACAG GTGGAGTTCTCAAGACTTCCAAGGAGGCAGATGCTGAGTCCCTACAGGCTGGCTGGTACCCACGGGTTTCCCTGCCCACTCCACTTAGAGCCCATGATGTTCTGCACCTGGTAGAGCTGGGTGCCAAATTCTGCCAACAAGCCATGCACCCTCACGTTCTGCCTCAAGAGCTTCCCTGCAGTGTGGTCTGCCAGCGGCTGGTGGCCACCTTTACCACAGTCCAGTCAGTGTGGGTGCTGGTGGGCTCAGTGGGGACACCTCACTTGCCCATCACTGCCTGTGGCTTCACCCCTATGGAGCAAAGGGGTGGCGTCAAGGTGGCCATCCTGCGGCTGCTACAGGAGTGCCTGACGCTCCACAATCTGGCCGTGGAGACCAAGGGGTTGCTTGGACTGCAGCACCTGGGCAGAGACCACGCAGATGGGATCTGCCTGAATGTGCTAGTGGCCGTGGCTTTTCGGAACCCAGGAATCCAAGATGAGCCCCCAAAGATTCGGGGTGAGAACTACTTTTGGTGGAAGGTTTTAGAGGAAGACTTACAAAAACAGCTTCTACACAGACTCCAGGAATCTTCCGTCATCCCCCTGAGCAGATAG